In a single window of the Jaculus jaculus isolate mJacJac1 chromosome 9, mJacJac1.mat.Y.cur, whole genome shotgun sequence genome:
- the Rflnb gene encoding refilin-B: MVGRLSLQDVPELVDTKKKGDGVLDSPDSGLPPSPSPSHWGLAAAAGGGAERVAVPGALEPDAAAAPPAAPNPASLPHVLAATCSQRLCPLSFGEGVEFDPLPPKEVRYTSSVKYDSERHFIDDVQLPLGLAVASCSQTVTCIPNCTWRNYKAEVRFEPRHKPTRFLSTTIVYPKFPKSIYTTTLDYNCHKKLRRFLSSVELEATEFLGSDGLSDEC; the protein is encoded by the exons atggtgggccgGCTGAGCCTGCAGGATGTCCCCGAGCTCGTGGACACGAAGAAGAAGGGCGACGGCGTCCTGGACAGCCCGGACTCCGGGCTgccccccagccccagccccagccactgGGGGCTCGCGGCGGCCGCGGGCGGCGGCGCGGAGCGCGTGGCGGTGCCCGGGGCGCTGGAGCCCGACGCGGCGGCGGCGCCCCCCGCAGCCCCG AACCCAGCATCTCTTCCCCATGTGCTGGCTGCCACCTGCTCGCAACGGCTCTGCCCCCTGTCTTTCGGCGAAGGAGTGGAATTTGACCCCTTACCACCAAAGGAAGTAAG gtacaCTTCCTCCGTCAAGTATGACTCGGAGCGGCACTTCATCGATGATGTTCAACTGCCCCTGGGCCTGGCAGTGGCTTCCTGCAGCCAGACGGTTACCTGCATCCCCAACTGCACATGGCGCAACTACAAGGCCGAGGTGCGCTTCGAGCCCCGCCACAAGCCCACGCGCTTCCTCAGCACCACCATCGTCTATCCCAAGTTCCCCAAGAGCATCTACACCACCACCCTGGATTACAACTGCCACAAGAagctgaggaggtttctgtccaGCGTGGAGCTTGAGGCCACAGAGTTCCTGGGCAGCGACGGTCTCTCAGATGAATGCTGA